From the genome of Gemmatimonas phototrophica, one region includes:
- a CDS encoding aminotransferase class I/II-fold pyridoxal phosphate-dependent enzyme, whose translation MSATLESIPPYVFYELDARRAAARAAGKSLIDVGIGSPDGPIPPVVVEAMQRAAADRQLSGYPHFQAHPAFQQAVAGYLGARFGVSVNPAKELLALAGSKEGIAELILSHTRAGDVVLIPEVYYPVYARATLLAGAEPVFVPFLSDGRLDLDAITPAQAARAKVMIVNYPGNPTTTSVSLDELARYVEFARVHDILLLSDLAYSELSFDGYQVPSVLQVPGAHDVAVETHTCSKSFNMAGVRIAFVAGQAAAIARADSYRSNIGYGVSTMAQLAGAAAFTHHVDIVPPIVAEYRARRDAIVSAFNAGGWPVSAPRSTMYLWLDVPAGFGDWEWVDALIAGPGVVVTPGLAFGEAGRGKFRVSLVQPSEKLVLAAGGIVATVPRH comes from the coding sequence ATGTCCGCCACTCTCGAGAGCATTCCGCCGTATGTGTTTTACGAGCTTGACGCCCGTCGTGCCGCTGCGCGCGCCGCGGGGAAGTCGCTCATTGATGTTGGTATTGGCAGTCCGGATGGCCCAATTCCGCCCGTGGTGGTGGAGGCCATGCAACGGGCCGCGGCCGACCGTCAGCTGAGCGGGTATCCGCACTTTCAGGCGCATCCGGCGTTTCAGCAGGCGGTGGCGGGCTACCTTGGTGCACGCTTTGGCGTGTCGGTGAATCCAGCCAAAGAGCTGCTCGCGCTGGCCGGGTCAAAAGAGGGCATTGCCGAGTTGATTCTGTCGCATACCCGCGCGGGTGATGTGGTGCTGATACCAGAGGTGTACTACCCGGTGTACGCGCGGGCCACGCTGCTGGCGGGGGCGGAGCCAGTGTTTGTGCCGTTCCTGTCCGACGGACGGCTCGATCTTGACGCGATTACGCCAGCGCAGGCGGCGCGCGCCAAAGTGATGATCGTGAATTACCCGGGGAATCCCACCACCACCTCGGTCTCGCTGGACGAGCTGGCGCGCTACGTGGAGTTCGCTCGCGTACACGACATCCTGCTCTTGAGTGATCTGGCGTACAGCGAGCTGTCGTTTGACGGCTACCAGGTGCCCAGCGTGCTGCAGGTGCCGGGCGCACATGATGTGGCCGTGGAAACGCACACCTGCAGCAAGAGCTTCAACATGGCCGGCGTGCGCATTGCGTTCGTGGCAGGCCAGGCGGCAGCCATTGCCCGGGCGGACAGTTATCGCTCCAATATTGGCTACGGCGTCTCCACCATGGCGCAGCTGGCGGGAGCGGCGGCGTTCACGCATCACGTCGATATCGTGCCGCCTATTGTGGCCGAGTATCGCGCACGACGTGATGCCATTGTGAGCGCGTTCAATGCCGGCGGATGGCCGGTGAGCGCGCCACGGTCCACCATGTACCTGTGGCTCGACGTGCCGGCGGGCTTTGGCGACTGGGAATGGGTGGATGCGCTCATTGCCGGGCCGGGTGTGGTGGTGACACCTGGATTGGCATTTGGTGAAGCGGGCCGGGGGAAGTTTCGCGTGAGCCTGGTGCAGCCCTCGGAGAAGCTGGTGCTGGCTGCCGGCGGCATTGTGGCCACGGTGCCGAGGCACTGA
- a CDS encoding DsbA family protein, which translates to MGPSRKQAAILVFSDYQCPACKVLHDRIQEYRNRIDPSITVVYRHLTLPSHPFAEAAARASECASDQGRFEKMHDILFASQQHLGKVDWRNFARDAGVEDMQLFDKCMKDDSISRRIQRDGDTARKLGMRGTPSILVNGGVQLSGVPSGPMLDSLLSLGREQPNTTARR; encoded by the coding sequence ATTGGGCCTAGTCGAAAACAGGCTGCCATTCTTGTCTTCTCCGATTATCAGTGTCCGGCTTGCAAAGTTCTACATGATAGAATTCAGGAATACAGGAACAGAATTGACCCAAGCATCACTGTGGTCTACAGACACTTAACACTGCCATCGCATCCATTCGCAGAAGCTGCCGCTAGGGCATCTGAGTGCGCCTCAGATCAGGGTCGGTTTGAAAAGATGCACGATATACTCTTCGCTTCGCAGCAGCATCTCGGAAAAGTAGATTGGAGAAACTTTGCACGTGACGCGGGAGTCGAAGATATGCAGTTGTTCGACAAATGTATGAAGGACGACTCTATTAGTCGTCGCATTCAACGCGACGGGGACACAGCACGAAAATTGGGCATGAGGGGGACCCCCTCAATCCTCGTCAATGGAGGCGTGCAGCTTTCCGGCGTACCGTCAGGGCCAATGCTGGATTCATTACTTTCCTTGGGGAGAGAGCAGCCAAACACAACGGCGCGTCGCTAG
- a CDS encoding YceI family protein, translating into MFSARLLAAAVVLPLLVAARPLPDALPHVIDKAHSEINFVADSRLLSAHGFFGKWDADVKLDAAKWENSTVAITIDASSINTRVERRDGHLKSADFFDVEKHPSITFKSVSIKQTGANKLDITGDLTVRGTTKRIVVPATMVFYEGGMGRFRGQFAINRLDYGVAYDSKLNPIQNEVQVQWDIALAEPKPAAK; encoded by the coding sequence ATGTTCTCTGCCCGCCTTCTCGCCGCAGCCGTAGTGCTGCCGCTGCTCGTCGCCGCCCGCCCGCTGCCTGACGCCTTGCCGCACGTCATCGACAAGGCGCACAGCGAAATCAACTTTGTCGCCGATTCCCGCCTGCTCAGCGCGCACGGTTTCTTCGGCAAGTGGGACGCCGATGTGAAGCTCGACGCCGCCAAGTGGGAGAACTCCACGGTGGCCATCACCATCGATGCATCCAGCATCAACACGCGCGTCGAGCGTCGCGATGGTCACCTCAAGAGCGCCGACTTCTTCGACGTCGAGAAGCACCCCAGCATCACCTTCAAGTCGGTGAGCATCAAGCAGACCGGCGCCAACAAGCTCGACATCACCGGCGACCTCACGGTGCGTGGCACCACCAAGCGCATCGTCGTGCCGGCCACCATGGTGTTCTACGAGGGCGGCATGGGCCGCTTCCGTGGTCAGTTTGCCATTAACCGTCTCGACTACGGCGTGGCGTACGACTCGAAGCTCAACCCCATCCAGAACGAAGTGCAGGTGCAGTGGGACATCGCGCTCGCCGAGCCCAAGCCGGCCGCGAAGTAA
- a CDS encoding Fur family transcriptional regulator codes for MSHTSDDTAIQADKDAFRAFLRDHNLPATPQRLAIADTVLGTDRHLSAEEVAQELKTRGASAGTATVYRTLEVLVRSGLVVERDFGEGFKRYEAARGVPHHEHLLCTVCGRVTEFRDERLERMTTLLAEAHDFSRQRHRLVIYGLCGECRRGSGRASR; via the coding sequence GTGAGCCACACCTCCGACGACACGGCCATCCAGGCGGACAAGGACGCATTTCGCGCGTTCCTGCGCGACCACAACCTGCCGGCCACTCCACAACGTTTGGCCATTGCCGACACGGTGCTTGGCACTGATCGCCACTTGTCGGCCGAAGAAGTGGCGCAGGAGCTCAAGACCCGCGGCGCGTCGGCCGGTACGGCCACCGTGTATCGCACACTCGAAGTGCTGGTGCGCAGTGGACTGGTGGTGGAGCGCGATTTTGGTGAGGGCTTCAAGCGCTACGAAGCGGCGCGCGGGGTGCCCCATCATGAGCACTTGCTGTGTACGGTGTGCGGCCGGGTCACGGAGTTTCGCGATGAACGCCTGGAGCGCATGACGACACTGCTGGCGGAAGCGCACGACTTTTCGCGTCAGCGGCACCGGCTGGTCATTTACGGATTGTGCGGTGAATGCCGTCGCGGCTCCGGCCGCGCAAGTCGCTGA
- the priA gene encoding replication restart helicase PriA — translation MRCIEVSLPVPLFRTFTYSVPEGVAWPIAPGSRVLVPFRNRADIGICLGEAEPPEGVILKPIKAVVDSVPSLPEALLHTARWISDWYAAPLGLTLRSMLPTPLTQANTPAPAGKTQRVVRIVTELPSLLQREQTFARAKQQRAVFELLEAQGGVAPLEALRVQANCSAGVFTAMAKRGLVEVRDEVMQRDPFAERAGVAPPPNPSAAQRDVIDAILRGEPGQVFLLHGITGSGKTLVYIEVLREVLRTPGRSAIVLVPEIALTSQTVDRFRGAFGDAVAVLHSGLSDGERLDAWQSLRRGERRIAVGARSALFAPLEGVGVVIVDEEHESSYKQSETPRYHAREAAIVRARAEGALVVLGSATPSLESWERADRGQAIRLSLPDRAGGAQLPPVQVVDMRVVTKEAVAARNPHAPFDPMLSVFSPTLLAAIESRLHRAEQSLLLLNRRGFAAYVQCHACGDVQVCPHCSISLTYHRVPEALVCHYCQYQHDMPSVCPKCASDKLQRRGLGTQQVEKLVAERFPEARIARMDVDTTSGKWAHTQILDRVGRGEVDILLGTQMIAKGLDFPNVTLVGVIDADTGLNLPDFRASERTFQLLSQVAGRAGRGPKGGDVVVQTRMPHAHAVQHALTHDFLGFVREELGARRHPAYPPFVHIANVIVSGVHQRATAAAATEAAEWVTQLMKRQGLRDLVLVGPAPCPIDRIKDRWRWHFLLKSSQPKLMTRVARYVAERCPVPKDSELRLVVDRDPVSLL, via the coding sequence ATGCGTTGTATCGAAGTATCTCTGCCTGTGCCCTTGTTCCGCACGTTTACCTACAGCGTGCCCGAGGGCGTGGCGTGGCCCATTGCGCCGGGGTCGCGGGTGCTGGTGCCGTTTCGCAACCGGGCGGACATCGGCATTTGTCTGGGAGAGGCGGAGCCACCCGAGGGGGTGATCCTCAAGCCCATCAAGGCGGTGGTAGATAGTGTGCCGTCGTTGCCGGAGGCGCTGTTGCATACGGCACGCTGGATCAGCGATTGGTACGCGGCGCCGTTGGGGCTCACGTTGCGCAGCATGCTGCCCACGCCGCTCACGCAGGCCAATACGCCGGCGCCAGCGGGGAAAACGCAGCGGGTCGTGCGCATCGTGACCGAGCTGCCCTCGCTGCTGCAGCGCGAACAAACCTTTGCGCGGGCCAAGCAGCAGCGGGCGGTATTTGAGCTGCTGGAAGCGCAGGGCGGGGTGGCGCCGCTGGAAGCGCTGCGGGTACAGGCCAACTGTTCGGCCGGTGTCTTCACGGCCATGGCCAAGCGTGGGCTGGTGGAGGTGCGCGACGAGGTCATGCAGCGCGATCCGTTCGCGGAGCGTGCGGGTGTAGCGCCGCCGCCAAATCCGTCGGCGGCGCAGCGCGACGTCATTGACGCCATTCTGCGTGGTGAGCCAGGGCAGGTGTTTCTGCTGCACGGCATTACCGGCAGCGGCAAGACACTCGTGTACATCGAGGTGCTGCGCGAAGTACTGCGCACGCCCGGACGATCGGCCATTGTGCTGGTGCCCGAAATTGCGCTCACCTCGCAAACCGTCGATCGTTTTCGTGGCGCCTTTGGTGACGCGGTAGCGGTGTTGCATTCGGGTCTCAGTGACGGCGAGCGGCTGGATGCGTGGCAGTCGCTGCGGCGCGGCGAGCGTCGCATTGCCGTAGGCGCGCGGTCAGCGCTCTTTGCGCCGCTTGAGGGCGTGGGCGTGGTGATTGTAGACGAAGAGCACGAGAGCAGCTACAAGCAGTCGGAAACCCCGCGTTATCATGCGCGCGAGGCGGCCATTGTGCGGGCCCGCGCCGAAGGGGCGCTGGTGGTGCTGGGCAGCGCTACCCCAAGTCTCGAAAGCTGGGAGCGGGCCGATCGCGGCCAGGCCATTCGCTTGTCGCTCCCCGACCGCGCGGGGGGAGCGCAGCTGCCGCCAGTGCAGGTGGTGGACATGCGCGTGGTCACCAAAGAAGCGGTCGCTGCGCGCAATCCGCATGCACCGTTCGACCCCATGCTGAGTGTCTTCAGCCCCACGTTGCTGGCGGCCATTGAATCACGGTTGCATAGAGCCGAGCAGAGCCTGTTGCTGCTCAACCGGCGGGGTTTTGCGGCCTACGTACAGTGTCATGCCTGCGGGGATGTGCAGGTGTGTCCGCACTGCAGCATCTCGCTTACGTATCATCGCGTCCCCGAAGCGCTGGTGTGCCACTACTGCCAGTACCAGCACGACATGCCGTCGGTGTGCCCCAAGTGTGCGAGCGACAAGCTGCAGCGGCGCGGGCTGGGCACGCAGCAGGTGGAGAAGCTGGTGGCCGAACGCTTCCCCGAGGCGCGCATAGCGCGCATGGACGTGGACACCACCAGCGGTAAGTGGGCGCACACGCAGATTCTCGACCGGGTAGGGCGCGGTGAGGTGGACATTCTGCTGGGCACGCAGATGATTGCCAAGGGGCTCGACTTTCCCAACGTCACGCTGGTGGGCGTCATCGATGCCGACACAGGGCTCAACCTGCCGGACTTTCGTGCGTCGGAGCGCACGTTTCAGCTGCTCAGTCAGGTGGCGGGGCGGGCCGGTCGCGGCCCCAAGGGCGGTGACGTGGTGGTGCAAACACGCATGCCGCACGCGCATGCGGTGCAGCACGCGCTCACGCACGACTTTCTGGGATTTGTGCGTGAGGAGTTGGGGGCGCGCCGGCATCCGGCGTATCCGCCCTTTGTGCACATTGCCAACGTAATTGTGAGCGGTGTGCATCAGCGGGCCACGGCGGCGGCGGCTACGGAGGCCGCCGAGTGGGTCACGCAGCTCATGAAGCGTCAGGGGCTGCGCGATCTAGTGCTCGTGGGGCCGGCGCCGTGCCCCATTGATCGCATCAAAGACCGGTGGCGCTGGCACTTTCTGCTCAAGAGCTCACAGCCCAAGCTCATGACGCGCGTGGCGCGCTATGTGGCGGAGCGCTGCCCGGTGCCCAAGGATTCCGAGCTCCGGCTCGTGGTGGACCGGGATCCGGTGAGTTTGTTGTAG